A DNA window from Carnobacterium funditum DSM 5970 contains the following coding sequences:
- a CDS encoding type II toxin-antitoxin system PemK/MazF family toxin, with translation MSYKPKQRDIVIIDFAPSKGYEINKRRPALVVSSDDYNRATNLVIVCPITTTEKEKVFLIPIESDKLRANGIATSKVNTNQVFSLDYTEKATRNIQFLDRIEEETFYQIVQMFMHNFSFKI, from the coding sequence ATGAGCTATAAACCTAAACAAAGAGATATAGTCATTATTGATTTTGCGCCGTCAAAAGGCTATGAAATCAATAAAAGACGTCCTGCATTAGTGGTAAGCAGTGATGATTATAACCGTGCAACGAATCTTGTGATTGTTTGTCCGATTACAACGACAGAAAAAGAAAAAGTCTTTCTTATTCCAATTGAATCAGACAAATTACGAGCTAACGGAATAGCTACCAGCAAGGTAAATACAAACCAAGTTTTTTCATTAGATTATACAGAAAAAGCTACTAGGAATATTCAATTTTTAGATAGAATAGAAGAAGAAACGTTTTACCAAATTGTTCAAATGTTTATGCATAATTTTTCGTTTAAAATTTAA
- the cas9 gene encoding type II CRISPR RNA-guided endonuclease Cas9 (Cas9, originally named Csn1, is the large, multifunctional signature protein of type II CRISPR/Cas systems. It is well known even to general audiences because its RNA-guided endonuclease activity has made it a popular tool for custom editing of eukaryotic genomes.) — translation MGYRIGLDIGIASIGYSILKTDENGNPKKIEFLNSVIFPIAENPKDGSSLAAPRREKRGLRRRNRRKNFRKYRTKRLFIESELLTEKGIRTIFENIADKSIYQLRSEALDKLLTNEELFRVFYFFSGHRGFKSNRKAELKDSDNGPVLTAISETKKALHTTGYRTLGEYYYKDSKFDEHKRNKEHEYLTTPERSLLVEEIKEIISKQRGYGNEKLTEKFEEAFIGNQSDKGIFNQQRDFDEGPGENSPYAGDQIEKMIGWCTFEKEEKRAPKASYTFQYFDLLSTVNNLRIQEYAGESYRNLIVEERQLLIDKAFEKEKITYKDVKKLLNLDEYAKFNLLNYGSKIEAEATEKKTTFVSLKAYHKLKKTVGKEVFSEMSPVVIDEFAYILTAFSSDNSRMREFKNRLDLSNELVETLLSITFSKFGNLSIKAMKKVIPYLELGDTYDKACGEAGYDFRQNHINEEYIKENVANPVVKRAVSKTIKVVKQIISKYGPPDAINIELARELGKSNEERNKIKKRQDENRSYNEKVASQISELGFAVNGESIIRLKLWFEQKNLDPYTGLSIPLDDVFSYKYDVDHIIPYSKSFDDQFTNKVLTSTACNREKGNRIPMEYLGNNPIRVKSLEAVANQIKNIKKREKLLKQTFSKEDTDGFKERNLKDTQYISKLLKSYFEQNIIFSESLEQKQKVFVGNGVVTARLRARWGLNKVRDDGDKHHAMDATVVACMTPTLIRMLTLYSRRQEVRANLDLWQTYDEKEDPDFLKLSKIKREQYESLFSKRFPEPWPGFRDELLIRMSEDPKSLIKNYPTVKANYSEQEIMDLKPMFVVRLANHKITGPAHQETIRSAKLLDEGKTVSRMSVDKLKLDKNGEIKTAKWEFYQPSDNGWKIVYEAIRRELEKNDGDGTKAFPEKEFTYEFNGHSHTVRKVQVVQKTTLSVQLNDGEQVADNGSMVRIDVFKTAKKYVFVPIYVSDTIKNELPNKACVAHKPYKDWPEVDEAEFQFSLYPRDMLHIKHKTGFTAFYNGENKGPSKISDFYGYFTAADIANAQINIVSHDNSFLGKGIGIAGLEKIEKYAVDYFGNYHKVNEKVRQAFQRKKG, via the coding sequence ATGGGTTATAGAATTGGTTTAGATATTGGAATCGCTTCTATTGGTTATTCCATTTTAAAAACAGATGAGAATGGAAATCCAAAAAAAATTGAATTTTTAAACTCAGTTATTTTTCCAATAGCTGAAAATCCAAAAGATGGTAGTTCACTGGCAGCTCCAAGAAGAGAAAAGAGAGGGCTACGGAGAAGAAATAGACGCAAAAACTTTAGAAAGTATCGTACCAAGAGATTATTTATAGAGAGTGAACTATTAACAGAAAAAGGTATTCGAACTATCTTTGAAAATATAGCTGATAAAAGTATTTATCAGCTACGTTCAGAAGCATTAGATAAATTATTAACAAATGAAGAATTATTTCGTGTTTTTTATTTCTTCTCAGGGCATCGTGGGTTTAAATCCAATCGAAAAGCAGAACTGAAGGATAGTGACAATGGACCAGTGCTGACAGCTATTAGTGAAACGAAGAAAGCTTTACATACTACTGGCTACCGTACATTAGGAGAATACTATTATAAAGATAGCAAATTTGATGAGCACAAAAGAAATAAAGAACATGAATATTTAACAACGCCTGAGCGTAGTTTACTGGTTGAAGAAATAAAAGAGATCATCTCTAAACAACGAGGATATGGTAACGAAAAACTAACAGAAAAGTTTGAAGAAGCTTTTATTGGAAATCAATCTGATAAAGGGATTTTTAATCAACAACGTGATTTTGACGAGGGTCCTGGTGAGAATAGTCCTTACGCCGGTGATCAAATTGAGAAAATGATCGGTTGGTGTACATTTGAAAAGGAAGAAAAAAGAGCGCCGAAAGCTAGCTATACTTTTCAGTATTTTGATCTATTGTCAACGGTAAATAATCTTCGGATACAAGAATACGCTGGAGAATCATATAGAAATTTAATAGTTGAAGAAAGACAACTACTTATTGATAAAGCTTTTGAGAAAGAAAAAATTACCTATAAAGATGTGAAAAAATTATTAAACTTAGATGAATATGCAAAATTTAATTTGCTTAATTATGGGAGTAAGATTGAAGCCGAGGCAACGGAAAAAAAGACAACCTTCGTTTCTTTGAAAGCGTATCATAAATTGAAAAAGACAGTAGGTAAAGAAGTATTCAGTGAAATGTCCCCAGTTGTTATAGATGAATTCGCGTATATTTTAACAGCTTTTTCAAGTGACAATAGTCGAATGCGTGAATTTAAGAATCGATTAGATTTATCAAATGAGTTAGTTGAAACATTATTGTCTATAACCTTTTCAAAATTTGGAAATCTTTCAATAAAAGCAATGAAAAAAGTTATCCCTTATTTAGAATTAGGAGATACTTATGATAAAGCGTGTGGTGAAGCAGGATATGATTTCAGGCAAAATCATATTAATGAAGAATATATTAAAGAAAATGTAGCGAACCCTGTAGTTAAAAGAGCTGTAAGTAAAACAATTAAAGTTGTAAAACAAATTATCAGTAAATATGGACCTCCGGATGCAATTAACATTGAATTAGCTCGCGAATTAGGTAAAAGTAATGAAGAAAGAAATAAAATAAAAAAACGTCAGGATGAGAATCGCTCTTACAATGAAAAAGTTGCCTCTCAAATTTCAGAACTGGGATTTGCTGTAAACGGTGAGAGTATTATCCGTTTAAAACTTTGGTTTGAACAAAAGAACTTAGATCCATACACGGGGCTATCTATTCCTTTGGATGATGTATTTTCATATAAGTACGATGTAGATCATATTATTCCTTATAGTAAGTCTTTTGACGATCAATTTACTAATAAGGTATTAACGAGTACTGCTTGTAACAGAGAAAAAGGAAATCGTATTCCAATGGAGTATTTAGGAAATAACCCAATCCGTGTAAAATCTTTAGAAGCAGTAGCTAACCAAATTAAGAATATAAAAAAACGTGAAAAATTATTAAAACAAACGTTTAGTAAAGAAGATACAGATGGATTTAAAGAACGAAATTTAAAAGATACCCAGTATATTTCGAAATTATTAAAGAGTTATTTTGAACAAAATATAATTTTTTCTGAAAGTTTAGAACAAAAACAAAAAGTATTCGTAGGTAATGGCGTTGTCACAGCAAGGTTGCGTGCAAGATGGGGACTAAATAAAGTGAGAGATGACGGAGATAAGCACCATGCTATGGATGCAACAGTTGTAGCTTGCATGACACCTACATTAATCCGTATGTTAACGTTATATAGTAGGAGACAAGAGGTTAGAGCAAACCTTGATTTATGGCAAACATATGATGAAAAAGAGGATCCAGATTTTCTGAAATTATCAAAAATTAAAAGAGAACAGTATGAAAGTTTATTTTCTAAGAGATTTCCAGAACCCTGGCCAGGATTTAGAGATGAGCTTTTAATTAGAATGTCAGAAGATCCGAAATCGTTGATAAAGAATTATCCAACAGTTAAAGCTAACTATTCTGAACAAGAAATAATGGATTTAAAACCGATGTTTGTTGTTAGATTAGCAAATCATAAGATAACAGGTCCTGCCCATCAAGAAACAATTAGAAGCGCTAAGCTATTAGACGAAGGCAAGACAGTTAGCCGTATGTCAGTTGATAAGTTGAAATTAGACAAAAATGGTGAAATAAAAACAGCTAAATGGGAATTTTATCAGCCAAGTGATAATGGATGGAAAATAGTATACGAAGCAATACGACGTGAACTTGAAAAGAATGATGGAGATGGAACAAAAGCTTTTCCGGAAAAAGAATTTACGTATGAATTCAATGGACACTCACATACTGTTAGAAAAGTACAAGTAGTTCAAAAAACTACTTTATCTGTTCAATTAAATGATGGAGAACAAGTAGCAGATAATGGATCAATGGTACGAATTGATGTATTTAAAACGGCTAAAAAATATGTGTTTGTTCCCATTTATGTTAGCGATACAATTAAAAATGAGTTGCCTAACAAAGCCTGTGTTGCACATAAACCATATAAAGATTGGCCGGAAGTTGATGAAGCTGAATTTCAATTTTCTTTATATCCGCGAGATATGCTTCATATCAAGCATAAAACAGGATTTACGGCTTTTTATAATGGAGAAAACAAAGGACCTTCAAAAATAAGTGATTTTTATGGGTATTTTACTGCGGCTGATATTGCTAATGCACAAATAAATATTGTTTCTCATGACAACAGCTTTTTAGGTAAAGGTATTGGTATTGCAGGACTAGAAAAAATAGAAAAATATGCAGTAGATTATTTCGGTAATTACCATAAGGTAAATGAAAAAGTTAGGCAAGCATTCCAACGAAAGAAGGGATAA
- the pglX gene encoding BREX-1 system adenine-specific DNA-methyltransferase PglX — protein MDKTSLKIFVLNARRELTNLVIAQAASWGITSGRMAEKTYLEDGMIINGQVVDADTANNYDHLVKRIELNGYEEVIKEATYTWFNRFVALRYMEIHDYLPIRTRILSSTKKGKNEPDALTEINYLIEELKMDKEVVYKLQDEHRVDDLFNYLIEKQSKQLETMIPNVFDKIERDLFLLLPNGLLKENGFIEHLIEDIPEEDWSEIEIIGWLYQYYISEEKNTIFANIRKKKIGKNEIGPATQIFTPKWIVQYLVDNSLGRLWIENNPSTQLRDFLPYYIEDAKQSESVMQQLERVKGKTIKPEEIRVMDPSMGSGHMLLEAFEVLKEIYLEQGYRIREIPTLILENNLYGLDIDKRASQLASFVLVMKARSYDRSFFERDSTLHLLGFEESNDLSLIENIVIGNLDEANKELGKLYENFEDAKLYGSIIKLSPVNIEAIEQALNDIKDLSNNDIFAQEFLEYISPHIEQLIHQYQLLSRTYHVTVTNPPYMGSSGMNDSLKKYVKKHYPVSKSDLFAVMMEVEFNLTKNNYYVAMINQHAWMFLSSYEKLRKSVIKTKTISSIVHTGTRTFPEINGEIVQSVSFIIKNQKTKDFIGNYVRLVDYTSEEKQYQILNKKNNYNITQNNFEKIPGSPVAYWLSDAIINKFSENLSLSTSSEPRQGLATGENDRFLRYWFELMTTEINFNASSIQNALESRYKWFPTSKGGSFRKWYGNNNYVVEWENDGRNMKNFINSEGKQRSVIRNPSYYFKKGITWSTISSSLPSFRYHDNAIFETKGSVLFPLKDEDFYYIFGYMNTKLVVLFLQCLSPTLDFHEGPMGKIPFINGHSEKVNEIVKSNIRVSKQDWDSFETSWDFEKHPFITYQENFGTIENIFQRWSNVAENRFNELKENEEELNRLFIDIYGLQDELTPEIEDEDVTIRKADLSRDVKSFLSYLVGVIFGRYSLDKPGLIYAGGDFELEQYQTYKPDKDNVIPITDEHYFEDDIVSRVIELVKIIFGEQTVEENLQFIAEALGMKTNENSREALRRYFMKDFFKDHKKIYQKRPIYWQMTSGKEDAFKGLIYLHRYETTTLARVRTDYVLPLTNTISELMRQAQLVSDGSDSSKEVAKAQKTKEKFQKQLQELRDYDLILKNLADQEIELDLDDGVKINYEKFQNIPVTGTENHRVTQMNLLEKI, from the coding sequence ATGGATAAAACAAGTTTGAAGATATTTGTATTGAATGCAAGACGAGAATTAACTAATTTAGTGATTGCACAAGCAGCAAGCTGGGGAATTACTTCTGGAAGAATGGCAGAGAAAACGTATTTAGAAGATGGCATGATTATCAATGGTCAAGTCGTCGATGCTGATACAGCAAATAATTATGACCATTTAGTCAAACGAATTGAATTGAATGGTTACGAAGAAGTTATAAAAGAAGCGACATATACTTGGTTCAATCGCTTTGTAGCTTTAAGGTACATGGAAATTCATGATTATTTACCTATTCGAACTCGAATTTTATCATCAACAAAAAAAGGGAAAAATGAGCCAGATGCTCTTACGGAAATAAACTATCTTATTGAAGAGCTTAAAATGGACAAGGAGGTCGTCTATAAATTACAAGATGAGCATAGAGTAGATGACTTATTTAACTATCTTATTGAAAAGCAGAGCAAACAATTAGAAACAATGATTCCAAATGTTTTTGATAAAATAGAACGCGATTTATTTCTATTGTTGCCAAATGGTCTGCTGAAAGAAAATGGTTTCATAGAACATCTTATAGAGGATATACCTGAAGAAGATTGGTCAGAAATAGAAATTATTGGATGGTTGTATCAATACTATATTTCTGAAGAAAAAAATACTATTTTCGCAAATATCCGTAAAAAAAAAATTGGGAAAAATGAAATCGGTCCAGCAACTCAAATATTCACTCCTAAATGGATTGTACAGTATTTGGTAGACAACTCATTAGGAAGGCTATGGATAGAGAACAATCCAAGTACTCAATTGCGTGATTTCTTACCCTATTATATTGAAGATGCAAAACAGTCAGAAAGTGTGATGCAACAATTAGAAAGGGTAAAGGGTAAGACTATTAAGCCTGAAGAAATAAGAGTAATGGATCCAAGTATGGGTTCAGGACATATGTTATTGGAAGCATTTGAAGTCTTAAAAGAAATATATTTAGAACAAGGGTATCGTATTCGTGAAATCCCAACATTGATATTAGAAAATAACTTATACGGATTAGATATTGATAAAAGGGCTTCTCAATTGGCAAGTTTTGTTCTGGTTATGAAAGCACGTTCGTACGATCGTAGCTTTTTCGAACGAGATAGTACATTACATTTATTGGGTTTTGAAGAAAGTAATGATCTTTCTTTAATCGAAAATATAGTGATTGGAAATTTAGACGAAGCGAATAAAGAGCTTGGAAAACTGTACGAAAACTTTGAAGATGCAAAATTATATGGCTCAATCATTAAACTCTCGCCAGTAAATATTGAAGCAATTGAACAAGCACTTAACGATATTAAGGACTTATCCAATAACGACATTTTTGCACAAGAATTTTTAGAATATATTAGCCCTCACATTGAACAACTTATTCATCAATATCAACTCTTGTCGCGTACATACCACGTTACAGTTACAAATCCACCTTATATGGGAAGCAGTGGTATGAACGATTCATTAAAGAAGTATGTAAAGAAACATTATCCAGTAAGTAAATCGGATCTATTTGCAGTAATGATGGAAGTTGAATTTAATTTAACTAAAAATAATTATTATGTAGCTATGATTAATCAACATGCATGGATGTTCCTAAGTTCATATGAAAAGTTACGAAAATCGGTTATTAAAACTAAAACAATTAGTAGTATAGTTCATACCGGAACAAGAACATTTCCAGAAATAAATGGGGAAATAGTACAAAGTGTATCTTTTATCATTAAAAATCAAAAGACTAAAGATTTTATCGGTAATTACGTACGTTTAGTTGATTATACTAGTGAAGAAAAACAATATCAGATTTTAAACAAAAAAAATAATTATAATATCACACAAAATAATTTTGAAAAGATACCAGGAAGTCCAGTAGCTTATTGGCTATCCGATGCTATAATCAATAAATTTTCTGAAAACCTATCTTTAAGCACATCTTCTGAGCCTAGACAAGGTCTAGCAACAGGTGAAAATGATAGGTTTCTACGTTATTGGTTCGAATTAATGACAACCGAGATTAATTTTAATGCTTCAAGTATTCAAAATGCTTTAGAAAGCAGATATAAATGGTTTCCTACGTCAAAAGGCGGATCATTTAGGAAATGGTATGGTAATAATAATTACGTAGTTGAGTGGGAAAATGATGGACGTAATATGAAAAATTTTATTAATTCAGAAGGAAAACAACGTTCCGTTATTCGTAATCCATCTTATTATTTCAAAAAAGGAATAACATGGTCAACGATTAGCAGCTCATTACCGTCATTTAGATACCATGATAATGCGATTTTTGAAACTAAAGGCTCCGTTCTTTTTCCACTTAAAGATGAAGATTTTTATTATATTTTTGGGTATATGAATACTAAATTAGTTGTTTTATTTTTACAATGTCTATCTCCTACATTAGATTTTCATGAAGGTCCAATGGGTAAAATTCCTTTTATTAATGGACATAGCGAAAAGGTTAATGAAATAGTAAAGAGTAATATAAGAGTATCCAAGCAAGATTGGGATTCATTTGAAACGTCTTGGGACTTTGAAAAGCACCCCTTCATTACCTATCAAGAAAACTTTGGAACTATAGAAAATATATTTCAAAGGTGGTCTAATGTAGCTGAAAATAGATTTAATGAATTAAAAGAAAATGAAGAAGAATTAAACCGACTATTTATTGATATTTATGGTCTACAAGATGAACTAACTCCTGAAATAGAAGACGAAGACGTCACCATAAGAAAAGCAGATTTAAGTCGTGATGTTAAAAGCTTTTTATCTTATCTAGTAGGAGTCATTTTCGGTCGTTATTCCTTGGACAAGCCAGGCTTAATATATGCTGGTGGTGACTTTGAATTAGAGCAGTATCAGACATATAAACCAGATAAAGATAATGTTATTCCAATAACAGATGAACATTATTTCGAAGACGATATTGTGTCTCGGGTAATAGAATTAGTAAAGATTATTTTTGGAGAACAAACGGTTGAAGAAAATCTACAGTTTATCGCAGAAGCTCTAGGAATGAAAACGAATGAAAATTCAAGAGAGGCTCTTCGCCGGTATTTTATGAAAGATTTCTTTAAGGATCATAAAAAGATATATCAAAAAAGACCTATTTATTGGCAAATGACAAGTGGAAAAGAAGACGCATTTAAAGGGTTAATTTACTTGCATCGTTATGAAACAACTACTTTAGCTCGTGTTCGTACAGATTATGTATTGCCATTAACGAATACTATTTCTGAATTGATGCGCCAAGCACAGCTTGTTAGTGATGGCAGTGATTCTTCAAAAGAAGTTGCTAAAGCTCAAAAGACTAAAGAAAAATTTCAAAAGCAATTACAAGAATTAAGGGATTATGACTTAATATTGAAGAATTTAGCGGATCAAGAAATTGAGTTAGATTTAGACGACGGTGTAAAAATTAATTACGAGAAGTTTCAAAATATCCCTGTAACAGGAACAGAGAATCATAGGGTGACTCAAATGAATTTGTTAGAAAAAATATAA
- the mazE gene encoding type II toxin-antitoxin system PemI/MazE family antitoxin has translation MSTIKARKQGNSIMVTIPSSFGVKEGEEFFFIKKDNGAIVMIPKINNPFEIAEDGEFYTPDLNVGFVPVKGELDEL, from the coding sequence ATGAGTACAATTAAGGCTAGAAAACAAGGGAATTCGATTATGGTTACCATACCTAGTTCTTTTGGTGTTAAAGAAGGAGAAGAATTTTTTTTCATCAAAAAAGATAATGGAGCTATCGTAATGATTCCTAAAATTAACAATCCTTTTGAGATTGCTGAAGATGGCGAATTCTATACTCCAGATTTAAACGTCGGTTTTGTCCCTGTTAAAGGAGAATTAGATGAGCTATAA
- the pglZ gene encoding BREX-1 system phosphatase PglZ type A, with amino-acid sequence MIRKYGEVVFEAEVKLKERFKQPLRDEQIRRIIFWYDETQSYVSEVDEYKLEDVHTIKVNENNLIYTKYLIEKEFPNDSFLLYFGEAKPLEKQNNPLLDIYFYSEEFKLDAMAAIMDELGLDDNESDYFFQSHAAFFQNKKRQKEFRDLLIGDSDKSIEKLTLGIMCVLVKAKEFSFSVVCEKLFAELAQDSSLSWEQIEKFGKPSEFWEFAENKFYYHKEKPSLRDFLISIFVSKLSIDYNEKIPANWDNYLITPENNSVVFLNRWMNQVNGKIEYKKVAILVANELKFQKFLKKKSSEFLSQSDTFSEIEDYLVESTIDALLIPVVRHNQIEQLILNRRNSFWYSNYSSQYKALLAASRLLLKINGIDQNGIESGTEKLWHAYQENYYQIDTYYRHFNVSFTQLENPSDNFYQLQEKVENFYINGFLQIFAEKWTANLNQMETFEIEGIAKQTNFYQDDIKEYVDKDTRVFVIISDALRYEIGVELAEELENSHYYQVNVKNMQGVLPSYTGLGMASLLPHQELEIVRNQIIVDGMSSQGLDNRNKIMGKNIGMNKGRAFRAKDILNATKTELREQFSGGLVYYIYHNTIDATGDHAASEDKVFQAVETAKSELIRLSDKLVNNLSASHLYITADHGFMYTKKPLASVDKVSMPTNQFIESNRRFYIDSTKEASSVFHTFKLPLANQEEQFVHIPKGVLRISVQGAGANYVHGGSMPQECLIPLLEIKAERGRDTRKRVGIQLVSEQNRITNVVTYLTFLQLQRVTKENKSQAVRAYFEDKDKNKLSNEIILLADSISESPEDRITTGKFTFIQRLYSLKESYFFVLEDAQTNEELDRRYFTIDL; translated from the coding sequence GTGATAAGAAAGTATGGTGAAGTAGTGTTTGAAGCTGAAGTAAAATTAAAAGAACGTTTTAAACAACCCTTACGAGATGAGCAAATAAGAAGAATTATCTTTTGGTACGATGAAACGCAAAGTTATGTATCTGAAGTAGATGAGTACAAGTTAGAAGACGTTCATACGATTAAAGTTAATGAGAATAACTTGATTTATACAAAGTACCTTATTGAAAAAGAATTTCCAAATGATTCTTTTTTATTGTATTTTGGGGAAGCAAAGCCCCTTGAAAAACAGAATAATCCCTTGTTAGATATTTATTTTTATTCAGAAGAATTTAAACTGGATGCGATGGCAGCAATCATGGACGAATTAGGACTAGACGATAATGAAAGTGATTATTTCTTCCAGTCCCATGCAGCTTTTTTTCAAAATAAGAAACGGCAAAAAGAATTTCGCGATTTATTGATAGGAGATAGCGACAAGTCTATCGAAAAATTAACGTTAGGAATTATGTGTGTATTGGTTAAAGCAAAAGAGTTCAGTTTTTCAGTTGTTTGTGAGAAATTATTTGCAGAATTAGCCCAAGATTCTAGCTTATCTTGGGAACAAATTGAGAAATTTGGTAAACCAAGTGAGTTTTGGGAATTTGCAGAGAACAAATTTTATTACCACAAAGAGAAGCCAAGTTTAAGAGATTTTCTTATCAGCATTTTTGTATCTAAGTTATCAATAGATTATAATGAAAAGATTCCTGCTAATTGGGACAATTATCTAATAACACCTGAAAATAACAGCGTTGTTTTTTTAAACCGTTGGATGAATCAAGTTAACGGGAAGATAGAATACAAGAAAGTAGCTATACTGGTTGCAAACGAATTAAAATTCCAAAAGTTCTTAAAAAAGAAATCAAGTGAATTCTTGTCTCAATCGGATACTTTTTCTGAAATAGAAGACTATTTAGTTGAATCAACTATTGATGCACTTCTTATACCTGTTGTTAGGCACAACCAGATAGAGCAACTCATCTTAAATCGACGAAATAGTTTTTGGTATTCGAACTATAGCAGTCAATATAAAGCATTACTAGCTGCAAGTCGGTTGCTACTCAAAATCAATGGAATTGATCAGAACGGTATAGAATCAGGAACAGAAAAATTATGGCATGCTTATCAAGAGAACTACTATCAAATAGATACGTATTACCGTCATTTTAACGTTTCATTTACTCAATTAGAAAATCCTTCAGATAATTTTTACCAGTTACAAGAAAAAGTTGAGAATTTCTATATAAATGGCTTTCTACAGATTTTTGCAGAAAAATGGACAGCAAACCTTAATCAAATGGAGACCTTTGAAATCGAGGGAATAGCAAAACAAACGAACTTTTATCAAGATGATATAAAAGAATACGTAGATAAGGATACTCGTGTATTCGTTATTATTTCTGACGCATTACGCTATGAAATAGGTGTGGAGTTAGCTGAAGAACTAGAAAATAGTCACTACTATCAAGTAAATGTAAAAAATATGCAAGGTGTTTTACCTAGCTATACAGGGTTGGGAATGGCTAGTTTGTTGCCTCATCAAGAGCTTGAAATAGTAAGAAATCAGATAATAGTAGACGGAATGAGCAGTCAAGGTCTAGATAATCGGAATAAAATTATGGGAAAAAATATAGGAATGAATAAAGGCAGAGCTTTCAGGGCTAAAGATATCCTAAATGCTACTAAAACAGAGTTAAGAGAACAATTCAGTGGTGGATTAGTTTACTATATTTATCATAACACTATTGATGCCACTGGTGACCATGCTGCTAGTGAGGATAAAGTATTCCAAGCTGTGGAGACCGCAAAATCTGAATTGATACGACTATCAGATAAACTAGTAAATAATCTCAGTGCGTCACATCTGTATATTACAGCTGATCACGGATTTATGTATACAAAAAAACCATTGGCAAGTGTGGACAAAGTCTCTATGCCTACCAATCAATTTATTGAAAGCAATCGGCGTTTTTATATTGATTCAACAAAAGAAGCTTCAAGTGTATTTCATACATTTAAACTCCCACTGGCTAATCAAGAGGAGCAATTTGTCCATATTCCGAAAGGTGTTTTACGGATTTCAGTTCAAGGAGCAGGTGCAAATTATGTTCATGGAGGTTCGATGCCTCAAGAATGTTTAATCCCTCTATTAGAAATCAAAGCAGAAAGAGGACGTGATACTCGTAAACGAGTGGGGATACAACTTGTTAGTGAGCAAAATCGAATTACGAATGTAGTAACGTATTTAACTTTTTTACAACTACAACGAGTAACCAAAGAAAATAAAAGCCAAGCTGTGAGAGCTTATTTTGAAGATAAAGATAAAAATAAACTATCAAATGAAATCATTCTATTAGCGGATTCAATTAGTGAATCTCCAGAAGACCGAATTACAACTGGAAAATTTACTTTTATTCAACGTCTATATAGTCTAAAAGAAAGTTATTTTTTCGTACTAGAAGACGCTCAGACTAATGAAGAATTGGATAGACGTTACTTTACAATTGATTTATAA